One stretch of Bombina bombina isolate aBomBom1 chromosome 7, aBomBom1.pri, whole genome shotgun sequence DNA includes these proteins:
- the LOC128666186 gene encoding serum amyloid A-5 protein — protein sequence MKSLICVIILVLAVADAQWFQNSGRFIKEAAQGSMDMWRAYQNMRESNYKGADKYFHARGNYDAAQRGPGGRWASEVISNGREYWQGSVSGRGAEDTRADQEANNWGRNGGDPNRYRPKGLPDQY from the exons ATGAAGAGCTTAATCTGTGTCATTATCCTGGTGCTGGCTGTGGCTGATGCTCAGTGGTTCCAGAATTCTGGAAGATTTATAAAGGAGGCAGCGCAAG GATCGATGGACATGTGGAGAGCTTATCAGAACATGAGAGAATCTAATTATAAAGGAGCAGATAAATATTTTCATGCACGAGGGAATTATGATGCCGCACAAAGAGGACCTGGTGGGAGATGGGCatcagaagttataag TAACGGAAGGGAATACTGGCAAGGCTCAGTCAGTGGCAGAGGGGCTGAAGACACCCGTGCAGACCAAGAAGCCAACAATTGGGGACGCAATGGAGGTGACCCGAACCGCTACAGACCTAAAGGACTACCTGATCAATATTAA